Part of the Desulfolutivibrio sulfoxidireducens genome is shown below.
ACAGATGCACCGGGTTTTCCCCCCGGGACGCGAGCAAGTCCCATTCCTCGATGACCCCTGTGGGCCTTCCCGCCTCGTCCACGGCCACCAGGCGGCGGATGCCCCGGCGCACCATGCGGGAAAAGGCCTCGAACAAAAGCTCGCTTTCGCCCACCGTGACTAAGGACGGGCTCATGATGGCCGCCACCGGCGTGCGGGCGGGGTCCCAGGCGGCGGACGGCCCGGGGGCGGGCTGGTCGGTCGTCCCGGCCTCGTCCGGGGGGCCGGCGTGAGGGGTGGGGGACGCGGGATTGTCCGCCACGCCGGCCATGGCGGCGACGATGTCGCGCTCGGTGATGATGCCGATCACGGCCTCGTCCCGGCGTACCAGGCACGACGAGGACCGGGCCGTGGTCATGATCCGCGCGGCCTCGGCCACGCTTTGGCCCTCGTTCACGAAGACCGGCGGTCGGCGGGGGATGTGCCCCACGGTCAGGCGCAGGAAGGGGTCGGCCCCGGGCAGGAATCCGGCCCGGCGGAAGAGGTCCAGCACGATGCGCAGCCGGGCGCCCCGTTCTCGGAAAAAGGCCCCTGCGGATTCGTCCATCAGGATGTCGCGGAAGAGGGCCAGAGGCATGGACACAAACACCGCGTCCCCCAGGGCCTCGACTCCAAGGGCCGGGACCTCGGGAACAAAAAGGCGCTCCTGGCCGAAGACGTCGCCCACGGCCAGAATGTCGATGCGTTCGCCCTCAAGGGTCATGGCCGCCGCGCCCTTGGAAACGACAAAAACCCGGTCCAGGGCCTCGCCTGAAAACAGAACCAGGCTTTCGCCGTCGGGCAGGTGTGTGATCCCGCATCCCTTGGCGATCTCCCCAAGCCTGTGCCTGGGGAGATTCGCGAAGGGACGGGTGTGCTCCAGATACTGCGCCGCCTGATGGTTCATTCCGCTCCCATGCCCAGGTAGTTGCGGATTTTCTGCTGCTCGTAGCGCTCTTCAGCGTCGGGTTCGGGCCTTGTGACCGAGCCCAGCCAGCCGGCCACAAAGGCCGCCGGGAGGGAGATGAGCGCCGGATTCTTCCATGGGAAGATCGCGGTCGCGTTGCCGAGCACGTCCACCCACACAGTGGGGCTGATGATGATCAGGCCCACGGCCAGGATCGATCCGGTGGCGATGCTTAGGGTCGCGCCGAAGGTGCTGAAGCGCCGCCACAGGATGGACATGAGAAGGGCCGGGAAGTTGGCGCTGGCCGCGATGGCGAAGGCCAGGCCGACCATGAAGGCCACGTTTTGGCCCTTGAAGGCGATGCCCAGGACCACGGCCAGAACGCCCAGGAAGACCGTGCCCCGCTTGGCCATTTTCACCTCGATCTCTTCCGTGGCCTTTCCCGACTTGAACACGTTCACATACAGATCATGCGAGAAGGTGGAGGCCCCGGCCAGGGTCAGCCCGGCCACCACGGCCAGGATGGTGGCGAAGGCCACCGCGGCGATAAATCCCAGAAACACCGTGCCGCCCGTGACCTCGGCCAGAAGCAGCGCGGCCATATTGCCACCCTTGTCGAACCTGGTCACCACGTCCTGGCCCACGATGACCATGGCTCCGAAGCCGATGATGAAGGTCAGAATGTAAAAATACGAAATAAAACCCGTGGCGTAAAACACGGATTTGCGGGCCGCCTTGGCGTCGGGCACGGTGTAGAAGCGCATGAGGATGTGCGGCAGGCCGGCCGTGCCGAACATCAGCGCGATGCCCAGCGACAGGGCGTCCCAGGGATTGGCCACCATGCCGCCCGGGGCAAGCACCTTGTCGCCATATTTGTCAACGGCGGCCGCGAAAAGATTCGAGGGGTCGAAGCCATATTTGAAAAGCACCAGGAACACGATGACCGAGGCCCCGCCCAGAAGGAGCACGGCCTTGATGATCTGCACCCAGGTGGTGGCCAGCATGCCCCCGAAAAGCACGTAGGCGATCATGATCGCGCCCACCACCACCACCGCCGCCTCGTAGGGCAGTCCGAACATGAGCTGCACAAGCGAGCCCGAGCCCACCATCTGGGCGATGAGATAGAAGGCCACGGTCATCAGCGACCCGCACGAGGCCGCCACCCGGATGGGTTTTTGCGACAGCCGGTAGGCCACCACATCGGCGAAGGTGTATTTCCCCAGGTTGCGCAGGGGCTCGGCGATAAGGAACATGACGATGGGCCAGCCGACCAGAAATCCGATGGAATAGATCAGGCCGTCATAGCCTTTAAGCGACACCAGCCCGGCGATGCCCAGAAACGAGGCCGCGCTCATGTAGTCCCCGGACAGGGCCAGACCGTTTTGCAGCCCGGTGACGCTACGGCCGGCGGCGTAGAACTGGGAGGCGGACTTGCTTTTGCGGGCCGCGAAATAGGTGATCACCAGGGTGGCGGCCACGAAGACGAAAAAAAAGCCGATGGATACGGCATTGGGCTGGCCCAGGGTCGAGGTGAAGTCATTCATATATCCTTCCCCCTCATGGAACGGATGATGTTCCGCACGGATGCGTCGTAGGTGGTGTTGGCCCACAGCACATAGATGCCGGTGAGGACGCAGGCCGAAAGGATCACCCCCAGTCCAACGGGCAGTCCCAGGGTCATGTGGGTGCCGATCTTGGCCGTGAGCACGTCCTTGGCGAAGGCCAACACCAGGATGAATCCGAAATAAACGACCAGGATGAGCGCCGTGAGGACCAGCGAAATGGTCCATTTTTTGCGGACGAGTTCCCGGAATGCGGCTTCATCGGGACGCCTGGCGGTTTCGGCTGTCATGGGATGCCTCCTTTTGACCTCGGCGGTTGGATCACGGTTGCGGGACCTTTTCGGACATCGCCCCGAAGCATTGGGGCGGCGTCATTTTGTGTAACAGGGAAGGACCGGGTCAGGCAGGGATTTTTGGCGAACGGCGGCATTTTCGCCATGTGCGCGGGGTGATTCCGGGAAACGGCGACTCCTCGCCGCTGGACGACGAGAATCCGCCGTTCACCCGCGACGGGGCATGGAAGCGCCAGCGGACGGGGCTCGCCCGATGCGGGGGGACGCGTCTTGGCCGCAGGCCCTCATGGACCGCCACTAGACGGGGACGACGCGCCGCTTGTCGAAAAGGGCATGCGCGTGCCACGCTTCCGGGCTATGGAAACACAGAAGGAAACGAGCCATGATACCTCGGGAGATCATCTCGCCATGATGCGACACCAGTCCGCGAAACCGGCCTATGCCGAGCTGCCCGGGGCGTTTCTGGCCAGGACCTTGCCGTTCTCCGACCTGCCGTCAGGGGTGATCGAGGACGCGGCGGCGCAGTGCGCTGTGGATTTTTGCCCCAAGGGGACCCGCCTTTTGACCCGGGGGACGTCCGAGGTCCGGGATCTGCTGCTCGTCCAGTCCGGCGGGGTGAAACTCTGCGGGCCGGGCCGGGATGGAACCGAGATCCTGGAGGACTGTCTGGGCGCGGGCGCGGCCGTGGGCGCCTGCGAACTGTTGCGGGGGGGAGCGGCCGGTTTCGACGTGTACGCCCTGGAGGACTCCTTTTTCATCCGCATGGACGGCGAGGCCTTTTTGCGTCTGGCGCGAGAGTTTCCGGCCGTCTCGAGCTTCTATCTCGAAAGCTTCGGCAGAAGTTTCGTGGACAAGGCCTTTGCCGAGCTTTTGCGCACCAAGGTGCCGCAACGCCGGGAGGGCGCCCAACCACTTTTCTCCGTCACCGTGGGCGAGCTGGCCCGGTTTCCGGCTGTGGCCATCGACACCGGGGCGGACATCGTGGCCGCCGCCGCGCGCATGGCCGAGCATGGCGTGGGTTCGCTTCTGGTGACCGGCGAGGACGGGAAACCGGCCGGCATCGTGACCGACCGGGACTTCCGCTACAAGGTGCTGGCCCAGGGACTGGATTACGCGCGCCCGGTGCGGGAGATCATGAGTTCCCCGGTGTGCGGCATCGATCATCGGGAGGCCTGCTTCAACGCGCTCATCACCATGACCCAGCGTCGGATCCACCATCTGGCCGTGGAGGGCGACGGCAAGAACCTGGGCATGGTCACCTCCCATGACCTCATGGTGCTCCAGGGCCGCTCTCCCTTTTCCCTTTTCGCGGACATCGAGTCGGCGCGGGATCTCAACGCGCTCTCCAGTCTCGCCGCCAGATCGCCCCAGGTGGTGCGGCCCCTGGTGGAGGAGGGGGCCAAGGCCAGCCACGTGGCCCGGATGCTCTCCCTTGTGCACGACGCCGTGCTCGAGCGGGTCCTGACCCTTTTGCAAGGGGAATTGGGGCCGCCCCCGGTGCCTTTTTGCTGGCTGGCCCTGGGCGAGGAGGGCCGGGTGGAGGCGTCTCTTGGGACCGAACAGGAGACCGCCCTGGTCTATCAGGACCCCGCGCCCGGCCAGGAAGAGCGCTGCAAGGACTATTTCGCGCGATGTGCCATAAAGGCCGTCACCCATCTGGCGGCCTGCGGCATCCCGGCCAGCACCAAGGGAATGGTGGCCGCAACTTCCCGGTCTCGAATGCCTTTCTCCGAATTCAGGCGGTCTTTGGTCGAGTCGGCGGCCGACTCGGCCGCCGAGACGCGGTTTTGCGCCGCGCTGCAGGATTGCCGGCCGGCCTTCGGCTTTTTGGAACTGGGAGAACGCCTGCGCCTCGAGGCGATGGGCGCGGTCAGGGATACCCCCGGGGCGTTGGCGCGGCTGGCCCGGCTGAGCCTGTCCGACCTCCCTCCACTGGCCTTGTACGACTCCATGGTGGTGGACGCGCAAGGCGGACGTTCGAGCCGGTTTGACGTGAAGAAACAGGGTCTTTCATTCCTCGTGGACTTCGCCAGGCTTCTTGCCCTGACCCACGGCGTGACCGAGACCGGCACCCTGGCCAGGCTTGGCGCCCTGCGCGACGCCGGACGCCTGGAAGCGGACCTGTACGCGCGCATCGTCCCGGCCTTCGAATACCTCATGCAGCTTCGCCTGGTGCACCGCCTGCGTCTGGCCGAGGAGGGCGGCCGTCCCGACGACCTGATCGATCCGGCCGGGATAAGCGGGCTTGGCGGACGCATCCTCAAGGGGGTGTTTCGTCTGATTCGGACAGTGCGTGATATCGTGACCGAGGGATATGCCGCGGATGGGGCCGGGGGAGGACCACGCTCATGAACATGACCGGCGCCATCGGCCCGGCGGGCGCGGCGGGATCGATCCTGACGCGTCTTTTCAGACGCCTGCGGCCCGCGCGTGTCGCGCCGCATCCGCTGATCACGAGGCACAACGAACGCCTTGCCGACCTCGATCCGGACGCGCGTCTGGATGCGTGCGAATTCACGGTGCTGGATACGGAACTGACCGGACTGGACCCGCGCCACGAGGAGATCGTGTCCATCGGCGCGGTGCGGGTGCGCAGTCTGCGCATCGTGTCCCGTGAGACCTTCCATGTCCTGGTGCGGCCGCGAAAGGACCTGCCCAAAGAGAGCACGCTCATCCATCGCATCACCCCGGATCAGGTCCGGGACCGGCCAAGGCTGCGTCACATCCTTCCGGACTTTCTGGAATTCGTGGGAACCTCGCTGATCGTGGGGCATCACGTGGGTCTGGACATGGCCTTTTTGAACCGGGCCATGGACGGGATATTCGGGGGGAGGATGGGGAATCCGTGCCTGGATACCCTGCGCATGGCCCAGATCCACCGGGCCGAGCACTGGGAGAACTACTACGATCGCTATGCCTTAAACGTGTCTTATGCCCTGTCCGATCTGGCGCTGGAGTGGGGTCTGCCGCTTTTTCCGGCCCATGAGGCCCTGGCCGACGCCATGCAGACGGCGTACCTGTTTTTGTATCTGATCAAAAAGATTCGCGGCGGCAGGCTTGAGACCTTGAGCGACCTGTACCGGGCCGGCCGCAACTGGCGCTGGCATTCCTGACCGGCGGCCTCTGGTCCGCCAGGGCCTGTCGACGGGCCAGCGGTGCGGCCGGATAGGGCGTTTTTGTCCGGCGATCAGGGCTGGTTCGCCTTGTCGGCGGGCGTTGACCCGGATTACCGGGTCTCCTCGTCCCGCAGGCTCTTGCGGGATATCTTGCCGCTTGGGGTCTTGGGCAGGCTGCCGCGCACGGCGAAAAAGCGGACCTCGGCCACCGGGCCTAGCTCCCGGCGCAAATGGGCCTTGACGTCGCGCACGAGTTCCTCCTCGGAGTCGAAACGTTCCTCCCATCCGGCCACTGGAACGAGAAAGGCCTTGGCCGAAAGTCCGCCCATGGCGTCGGGCACGCCGATGACCGCCGCCTCGGCCAGGGCCGCGTGGGAGGCTAGGGCCCCCTCGATCTCGGCGTTGCCGATGCGCTGTCCGCCAAGCTGCAACACGTCGTCGGCCCGGCCCTGGATCCAGAAATACCCGTCCTCGTCCTTGCGGGCCATATCCCCGGTAAAGAACATCCCGGGGATCTTCTCCCAGTACAGGTTCCGGTATCCCCCCGGATCGCCGTCCAGGGTCAGGAGCATACCCGGCCAGGGCCGTTTGATCACCAGGTATCCGCCCTTTCCTGGCGGCACGGGCTGGCCCGCGGCGTCCACCACGTCGGCCGAGATTCCGGGCAGGGGGCGGCCCACGGAACCGGGCATGAGCAGGGAGATGGGCAGGGGGGAGAGCATGATCATGCCCGTCTCGGTCTGCCACCAGGTGTCCAGAAGGGGACATTGGCCAAGGCCCACGGTCTTGTGAAACCACACCCAGACCTCGGGCAAGACAGGTTCCCCGGCTGTGGCCAAAAGTCGCAGGGAGGTAAGGTCGTGCTCCCGTGCGGGCGCGACGCCCATGCGGCGCATCATGCGCAGAAGCGTCGGGGTGGTGTAGAGGATGGTCACCCCGTGGCGGTCGATGATGTCGAAAAATCGCGCGCCATGGTTCGCAAGCGTGTTGCCCTCGGTCATCACCGTGGTCGCCCCGGCCAGAAGCGGTCCGTATACGGCGTAGCCGTGGCCGGTGATCCAGGCCGGATCGGCCGTGCACCACACCACGTCCGTGGGCTTGACGTCCAGAACCCAGGTGATGGTGCGCCAAAGCCCCACCATATAGCCGCCGTGTCCGTGCACGATGCCCCGAGGTTTGGCCGAGCCCCCGGAACCGTGCAGCACGAAAAGCTCGTCCCCGGACTCCATGGGCTCCGGCGCGACCGGCGTGCGCTCCCGGGCCACGAGATCGTGGTAATACAGGTCCCGGCCTTCGAGCATGCCCACACGCTGGCCCGTGTGCCGCACCACCACCACGCTTTCCACCCCGGTCCCCCCGGACCCGGCCAGGGCCTCGTCCACCAGGGGCTTGACGGGCATGATCCGGTCCCCCTGGGGGGCGCCGTCAGCCGTCAGCACCAGCCTGGCCCGGCAGTCCTCGATACGCCGGGCCAGGGCCTTGGCCGAAAAGCCCGGATGCACCAGGCAGTGCACGGCCCCGATGCGGGCCGCCGCCAGCATGCCCACCACGGTCTCGGGCAGGGTGGGCATGTGGATGACCATGCGGTCGCCGCGGGAAAGCCCCAGATTGCGCAGGGCGGCCGCGAAACGGCAGACCTCCCGGTGCAGCTCGAAATAGGTGTACTTTTTGACCTCTCCCGAGGCGTATTCAAAGACCAGGGCCAGCTTGTTGCGATTGTCCGATTCCACGTGCCGGTCCAGGGCGTTGGCCGCGATATTGGTCCGGCCGCCGGGAAACCAGCGATAAAAAGGGGCGTTTTCCTCATCCAGGACCCGGTCAAAGGGGGTGGACCAGACAAGCTTGGTGGCGGCTTCGGCCCAGACCGCCAGGGGGTCGTTTGTCGCCCGAAGCCGCACGGTCTCGAATTCACTGGGAGAGAGGTTGGCCTCCATGATCTGCCTGGGCAAGGGACGCAAGACCCGCTTCTCGACAAGCAGGGCATCCAGGGTTCCGTCTTGTTCCATGGGAGACTCCTTAGGCGTCCACCCAAAGGGCTTTTCGCTTCCTTTCGGAGAAGACCTACCGGGGCGGATGAAAAAAAGCCACGTCCTTTCGGTAAGCGGCGGCAACCATCCGGCAAGCGGCGTCCCGGGAATCGTCATGTCCGGGGAGGGCTGGCGTCCATTGCCCATGGAGGGAGCAGGGCGCGTACGACCGGATATGGCGTCTGGACAGCGGGTGTTCGGTAAAAATGGCTTGCCGGATGGTTCGTCTTGCGCCTATAACTGTTACACGATTGTTTCCTGAACACGGAGGCGTCATGGCCGGTAAATCCCGCGCCACCAAGTGGCGGGCCGCTCTTGTGGCCCAGGGGGGCAAGGCCGTGGGTGTTACGTTGACGCCCGAGGCGACCAAGGCTCTCGATACGCTTCAGCAGCGTTTCAATCTTTCCCAGCGCGAGGCCATTTCCCACGCCCTGGAGTATGCCGCCGCGCACCTGGACCCCGGTTCACCCGAGGCCGTGTTTCATCCCGGTGATCCGGGCTTCCTGGACCACCGGGAACTGCTTGCCCGGTTGGCGGATATGGAAAAGCGGATCCTTGGTCTGGAAGGTCGCCCCGACTATGCGCCTGAAGCGGATTCGCCGGATTTCGAGCTGGAATCCGTCGGCAATCCCGAAGGCTGGACCGGGACAGCCGGGCTTTCCGGCGAGGCCCTGGACCGTCTCGTGGATTTTTCGGCCAGGCGTATGCGGGAATTCGGTGAACGTGTGGCCCGAATTCGGCTCTATGAAATGGCCCGGCAAGAAGGCGTTCCCATTCATGCCAGCCTGCACGAATACGGCACGTTCCTCTCCCTGAACATGGATCGGATCCGGGATCGCATGAAATGCATCAAGGATCTGTGAAAAATCCGTCCTGATCCTGGCGCGCCGGGCGGGAGCGGTTGCCAGGGCCGGTTCTCGCCCGCGTGGTTTCACTCCCCTTTGTCCCATCTCTTGTGCCCATTCCCCGGTTCTGGGAGGCATGGCCCCGCGACGCCCCGATTTCCGAGCCCGACGGGTGAGAAATACCTTGACAATGTCAGGAACAATTTTTATTTAGTAATCATTCTTGTTGAGGAGTCGGACATGAAACATCCCGTCCAGCCCAGTCCACATCCTGAGGATTTTCGACGGATGTTCGCTGAAAACGGCCTCAAACTCACCCACCAACGCCTGGAAATCTACCACGAATTGGTGTCGGCCGTGGATCACCCCGGCGCGGAAACCGTCTGGCGCAGGGTACGCGACAGGGTCCCCACCATCTCCCTGGACACGGTCTACCGAACCTTGGCGGTCCTTCGCCAATACGGCTTGGCCGCGCGGGTGCCGGTGGACGGCGATACGGCGCGCTTCGATGGCAACGTCGCCCCGCATCACCACCTGGCCTGCGAATGCTGCGGCCGTATCGACGATCTGCCCCTTGAGGCGTTCGATCCCAGCCGTTTTCAGGATTCGGTGGCCCACTGGGGCCAGGTGCGCGATGCCCAGGTGGTCATCCGGGGCATCTGTCGCCGTTGCCTGGAGGCGGGCGAGCGGGATGCCTCCGGCTCGGAAAAGGATGAGGCCGGTCTTTGTTCCCCAACCCTTTTGATTTGACCACACGACATCGAAAAGGAGCGCATACCCATGTCCCGGACCGAAAAAGATTTGATGGAGGCCTTTGCCGGGGAATCCCAGGCC
Proteins encoded:
- a CDS encoding putative nucleotidyltransferase substrate binding domain-containing protein; this translates as MMRHQSAKPAYAELPGAFLARTLPFSDLPSGVIEDAAAQCAVDFCPKGTRLLTRGTSEVRDLLLVQSGGVKLCGPGRDGTEILEDCLGAGAAVGACELLRGGAAGFDVYALEDSFFIRMDGEAFLRLAREFPAVSSFYLESFGRSFVDKAFAELLRTKVPQRREGAQPLFSVTVGELARFPAVAIDTGADIVAAAARMAEHGVGSLLVTGEDGKPAGIVTDRDFRYKVLAQGLDYARPVREIMSSPVCGIDHREACFNALITMTQRRIHHLAVEGDGKNLGMVTSHDLMVLQGRSPFSLFADIESARDLNALSSLAARSPQVVRPLVEEGAKASHVARMLSLVHDAVLERVLTLLQGELGPPPVPFCWLALGEEGRVEASLGTEQETALVYQDPAPGQEERCKDYFARCAIKAVTHLAACGIPASTKGMVAATSRSRMPFSEFRRSLVESAADSAAETRFCAALQDCRPAFGFLELGERLRLEAMGAVRDTPGALARLARLSLSDLPPLALYDSMVVDAQGGRSSRFDVKKQGLSFLVDFARLLALTHGVTETGTLARLGALRDAGRLEADLYARIVPAFEYLMQLRLVHRLRLAEEGGRPDDLIDPAGISGLGGRILKGVFRLIRTVRDIVTEGYAADGAGGGPRS
- a CDS encoding Fur family transcriptional regulator, with the translated sequence MKHPVQPSPHPEDFRRMFAENGLKLTHQRLEIYHELVSAVDHPGAETVWRRVRDRVPTISLDTVYRTLAVLRQYGLAARVPVDGDTARFDGNVAPHHHLACECCGRIDDLPLEAFDPSRFQDSVAHWGQVRDAQVVIRGICRRCLEAGERDASGSEKDEAGLCSPTLLI
- a CDS encoding DUF485 domain-containing protein, whose product is MTAETARRPDEAAFRELVRKKWTISLVLTALILVVYFGFILVLAFAKDVLTAKIGTHMTLGLPVGLGVILSACVLTGIYVLWANTTYDASVRNIIRSMRGKDI
- a CDS encoding acetate--CoA ligase, which translates into the protein MEQDGTLDALLVEKRVLRPLPRQIMEANLSPSEFETVRLRATNDPLAVWAEAATKLVWSTPFDRVLDEENAPFYRWFPGGRTNIAANALDRHVESDNRNKLALVFEYASGEVKKYTYFELHREVCRFAAALRNLGLSRGDRMVIHMPTLPETVVGMLAAARIGAVHCLVHPGFSAKALARRIEDCRARLVLTADGAPQGDRIMPVKPLVDEALAGSGGTGVESVVVVRHTGQRVGMLEGRDLYYHDLVARERTPVAPEPMESGDELFVLHGSGGSAKPRGIVHGHGGYMVGLWRTITWVLDVKPTDVVWCTADPAWITGHGYAVYGPLLAGATTVMTEGNTLANHGARFFDIIDRHGVTILYTTPTLLRMMRRMGVAPAREHDLTSLRLLATAGEPVLPEVWVWFHKTVGLGQCPLLDTWWQTETGMIMLSPLPISLLMPGSVGRPLPGISADVVDAAGQPVPPGKGGYLVIKRPWPGMLLTLDGDPGGYRNLYWEKIPGMFFTGDMARKDEDGYFWIQGRADDVLQLGGQRIGNAEIEGALASHAALAEAAVIGVPDAMGGLSAKAFLVPVAGWEERFDSEEELVRDVKAHLRRELGPVAEVRFFAVRGSLPKTPSGKISRKSLRDEETR
- a CDS encoding PolC-type DNA polymerase III, translated to MNMTGAIGPAGAAGSILTRLFRRLRPARVAPHPLITRHNERLADLDPDARLDACEFTVLDTELTGLDPRHEEIVSIGAVRVRSLRIVSRETFHVLVRPRKDLPKESTLIHRITPDQVRDRPRLRHILPDFLEFVGTSLIVGHHVGLDMAFLNRAMDGIFGGRMGNPCLDTLRMAQIHRAEHWENYYDRYALNVSYALSDLALEWGLPLFPAHEALADAMQTAYLFLYLIKKIRGGRLETLSDLYRAGRNWRWHS
- a CDS encoding sodium:solute symporter family transporter — encoded protein: MNDFTSTLGQPNAVSIGFFFVFVAATLVITYFAARKSKSASQFYAAGRSVTGLQNGLALSGDYMSAASFLGIAGLVSLKGYDGLIYSIGFLVGWPIVMFLIAEPLRNLGKYTFADVVAYRLSQKPIRVAASCGSLMTVAFYLIAQMVGSGSLVQLMFGLPYEAAVVVVGAIMIAYVLFGGMLATTWVQIIKAVLLLGGASVIVFLVLFKYGFDPSNLFAAAVDKYGDKVLAPGGMVANPWDALSLGIALMFGTAGLPHILMRFYTVPDAKAARKSVFYATGFISYFYILTFIIGFGAMVIVGQDVVTRFDKGGNMAALLLAEVTGGTVFLGFIAAVAFATILAVVAGLTLAGASTFSHDLYVNVFKSGKATEEIEVKMAKRGTVFLGVLAVVLGIAFKGQNVAFMVGLAFAIAASANFPALLMSILWRRFSTFGATLSIATGSILAVGLIIISPTVWVDVLGNATAIFPWKNPALISLPAAFVAGWLGSVTRPEPDAEERYEQQKIRNYLGMGAE